GGTCGCCGTTCTCTTTCGTGCTGAAGAAATAACCGGCGTCTTCCAGCACTTCGCGATGTTCCGGCACATCGTTCGCCAGCACGCAATTGCCGAACCCCATGCCCTCGAGCAACGCCGGATGGGTGCCGCCGACTTCGGTTGCCTGCACGTAAAAATAGGCATTCGATTGCAGCTCGCGATAGCCGTGGCCGAACACATAACCAGTGAAGAGAATGCGTGCGTCTTTAGTTGCCTTGAGATTTTCAATATAGTCTGAACTGTAGGGCGCATCGCCAACCATCACCAGGCGTTTGTTGGTCTTCACCTGTTCAAATGCTTTAACCACGAGATGGGCATTGTTTTCCGGCTCGAAGCGGCTGACGTAAAGAACATAATCGCCTGCCTGCAAGCCGTATTTTTTGAGCGTGTCGTTTGCCGGCACTTTTTCCGTGGGCGCGCCATAGGGAATAAACACAGAATCTTTCTTGAATTTTTCCAGATAATAGCGCTTGATAAACTTGGAATCGGTAACTACGACATTGGCAAGCTTGGTGGAGAGCCACTCGGAAATTTTGTAATACCATTGGCCAAGCTTGTTCCATTTCTTACGCTGCCATTCCAGTCCGTCGACATTG
This is a stretch of genomic DNA from Cytophagia bacterium CHB2. It encodes these proteins:
- a CDS encoding glycosyltransferase family 1 protein, whose product is MNIAIMGIRGIPANYGGFETFAEHLATRLVKRGHHVTVYGRSNNIKFNAPYYQGVRLVILPTISHKYLDTVAHTFLCAWHAALKEKFDAILVCNSANAAFCIIPRLFGQKVAINVDGLEWQRKKWNKLGQWYYKISEWLSTKLANVVVTDSKFIKRYYLEKFKKDSVFIPYGAPTEKVPANDTLKKYGLQAGDYVLYVSRFEPENNAHLVVKAFEQVKTNKRLVMVGDAPYSSDYIENLKATKDARILFTGYVFGHGYRELQSNAYFYVQATEVGGTHPALLEGMGFGNCVLANDVPEHREVLEDAGYFFSTKENGDLATKMQYLLDHPEAVTQAARKAVEIIKREYTWEKIADDYEKLFHDMSQRNS